From Humisphaera borealis, the proteins below share one genomic window:
- a CDS encoding calcium-binding protein — protein sequence MKKSFFSRWRKPAVRIPAGRSLLIEGLEGRRLLAADLVASLDNGVLEVVGTKKADAITVNLSTTVTGQLDVLSGAVIKQSFTAAEVTSIRIEGRGGNDVIVVDPTITVPVTVEGDGGNDTITGGGGDDDLNGDAGNDTINGSAGDDNCSGGAGNDTVNGGDDNDLIRGDAGKDDLNGGTGDDNCDGGASNDDVSGDDDNDFLTGGSGKDVVSGGLGDDDIDGGSGNDDVNGDDGNDRVRGGSGSDDVDGGANDDVIRGDSGKDNLTGGEGSDSFDDNEDNEKSSDRGEGDVSDNSQHLTLADLPAPVVTAFNTQFPGAKIREIESETEESVVVYKIDYLNTAGVRQRAVLDAAGTLLRNGGKGGHDDDGGGQQITTNDLPTAVQTAFNTDFPGSTIGEIEREVEDEGTIFKIDFTDAATIRKRAEYTEAGVLKDVDLR from the coding sequence ATGAAAAAGTCATTCTTCTCGCGCTGGCGCAAACCTGCGGTTCGTATTCCCGCCGGCCGATCGCTCTTGATCGAAGGACTTGAGGGTCGCCGGCTGCTGGCCGCCGACCTGGTCGCTTCGCTGGACAACGGTGTGCTGGAGGTCGTCGGTACGAAGAAAGCCGACGCGATCACCGTCAACCTGAGCACCACGGTCACCGGCCAACTGGATGTGCTCTCCGGCGCGGTCATCAAGCAGTCGTTTACCGCCGCCGAAGTGACGTCCATTCGCATCGAAGGCAGAGGCGGCAATGACGTCATTGTCGTTGACCCGACGATCACTGTGCCGGTTACCGTCGAAGGCGACGGCGGCAACGACACCATCACCGGTGGCGGCGGCGACGACGATCTCAACGGCGACGCGGGCAATGACACCATCAACGGATCCGCCGGCGACGACAACTGCAGCGGCGGTGCCGGTAACGACACCGTCAACGGCGGCGACGACAACGACCTGATTCGTGGCGACGCGGGTAAGGACGATCTCAACGGCGGCACCGGCGACGACAACTGCGACGGCGGCGCCAGCAACGACGACGTCAGCGGCGACGACGACAACGACTTCCTCACCGGCGGCAGCGGCAAGGATGTTGTCTCCGGCGGTCTCGGCGATGACGACATCGACGGCGGTTCCGGCAACGACGACGTCAACGGCGACGACGGCAACGACCGCGTCCGTGGTGGCAGCGGCAGCGATGACGTGGACGGCGGCGCCAATGACGACGTCATTCGCGGCGACAGCGGTAAAGACAACCTGACCGGCGGCGAAGGGTCCGACTCCTTCGACGACAACGAGGACAACGAGAAATCCAGCGACCGTGGTGAAGGTGACGTTTCCGACAACAGCCAGCACCTCACGCTGGCCGATCTGCCGGCACCGGTGGTCACCGCATTCAACACGCAGTTCCCCGGGGCGAAGATTCGCGAGATCGAAAGCGAGACCGAGGAATCCGTCGTGGTCTATAAGATCGATTACCTGAACACCGCGGGCGTCCGCCAGCGGGCCGTCCTCGACGCCGCCGGAACGCTGCTTCGCAACGGCGGAAAGGGCGGGCACGACGACGACGGCGGCGGTCAGCAGATCACCACCAATGACCTCCCGACCGCGGTTCAGACCGCGTTCAATACCGACTTCCCGGGTTCGACGATCGGAGAAATCGAGCGCGAGGTGGAGGACGAGGGGACGATCTTCAAGATCGACTTCACCGACGCCGCGACAATCCGCAAGCGGGCCGAGTACACCGAGGCTGGCGTGCTGAAGGACGTCGACCTGCGGTAG
- a CDS encoding EF-hand domain-containing protein has protein sequence MRIKTILSLAIAATMTISGMSLAADGDKPKPEGDKPKRPEGKPGERPAGGPGEMIKRLDTDKDGKISKDEAKGNPRLTENFAKLDANSDGFIDEAEFKAAAAKRGEGKPGEKKPEGKKPEAPKA, from the coding sequence ATGCGGATCAAGACGATTTTGTCCCTGGCCATCGCGGCCACGATGACCATCAGCGGTATGTCCCTCGCGGCCGACGGCGACAAGCCCAAACCCGAAGGCGACAAGCCCAAGCGTCCCGAAGGCAAGCCCGGTGAACGCCCGGCCGGCGGCCCCGGCGAGATGATCAAACGCCTCGACACCGATAAGGACGGCAAGATCTCCAAGGACGAAGCCAAGGGCAACCCCCGCCTGACGGAGAACTTCGCCAAGTTGGACGCCAACAGCGACGGCTTCATCGACGAAGCCGAGTTCAAGGCCGCCGCCGCGAAGCGTGGCGAAGGCAAGCCCGGCGAGAAGAAGCCCGAAGGCAAGAAGCCTGAAGCCCCCAAGGCCTGA
- a CDS encoding SBBP repeat-containing protein, with amino-acid sequence MQPRLKSEATSICPVDSEPNAVLAAAVRPLLETLENRLLMDGEFGSLVTRGTVGNDTANAATYDLDGNGVVAGSFTGIVDFSPGGVNVFLDATSGSGYVAKYNTAGNMVWVRQLGGSVSDVAVDKNGNILVTGSFSGTKDFDTSAGVTNLTSAGFEDIYIVKFNSEGSLQWARRVGGAGFSDFGNTVGVDHVGNVFVGGSFAGTVDFDPGPSTVNKTATLTDGFVLKLTSNGNYSRVSQLAGNGSEYVNDLAVDDTGTVYAAGRFDKTADFNPGSGTTNLVADNTYGTNYDGFVWKIKSNGTLGFAKKFGGGFWDEGNAIAIDAIGNSYVTGKFTYSAKFNGAGGTLSAFGNSGSDIFVAKYNSEGAYQWAKKLGGGEADEAGLDIAVDGGRNVYVTGYFRGLVTLHPSGFSLASSAGGSDAFVSVLSTDGGFHHAVSYGGTGNDQGRAIAVDALRGNIWVGGSFANTVDFNPKAGVQNASSNGGTDLYLLRLQRTASPLEWAFSTGFGVSEDEGRQIAVDSNGYIYVAGLVRGAPDLDPSAGFAGYGPIGSGADVFVAKFAPDGTYMWSRVATHRENPDWSLGDEKIGGLAVDGFGNVVVVGTFLTTGVNKLDFPNTSEDLQSTDNRTDGFIWKLNTNGGHVFARKFGGENIETADAVAVDSSGNIYVTGMFDYSVQWGPGAGQIIESSNFSLGDYASDDVWVAKYNSSGTIQWVKGSGSGDDDRPTGIAVDSTNGQVYVTGTFKGEFFHSNHMSYYSATVSRKGTLDSFVAKYATSNGNTNQVVGLGGTGATTAKAIDVDASGNTWVGGEFTLTTDFDPSAGIVNRTSAGGKDAFLVKLSSAGAHLFSAKAGAALDDTVNALDVGTDGSVNAVGTFRNNVDFNPSTLHSATLNGGAISSFAWKLNDAGAFRAIHKFGATANDIAVDAAGVAHVVGTFSSFAGSDFDPGAATNFPLTAGSSDIFVMKFNPGTTPSTPSFGQTEVFGNAAITGGIDASELVTSLDR; translated from the coding sequence ATGCAACCGCGACTCAAGTCAGAAGCAACGTCCATTTGCCCGGTGGATTCGGAGCCCAACGCAGTACTCGCTGCCGCTGTTCGGCCGCTCCTCGAAACACTCGAGAACCGCCTGCTGATGGACGGCGAGTTCGGATCACTTGTCACGCGCGGCACGGTGGGCAACGACACCGCCAATGCCGCCACCTATGACCTCGACGGCAACGGCGTCGTCGCAGGTTCATTTACCGGCATTGTGGATTTCTCTCCCGGTGGCGTGAATGTCTTCCTGGATGCCACGAGCGGCAGCGGTTACGTCGCCAAGTACAACACTGCCGGCAACATGGTCTGGGTCCGACAGCTGGGCGGCTCGGTCAGCGATGTGGCGGTCGACAAGAACGGCAACATCCTGGTCACCGGCTCCTTCAGCGGAACGAAGGATTTCGATACCTCGGCCGGGGTTACCAATCTCACCAGCGCCGGATTTGAGGACATCTATATCGTTAAGTTCAATTCGGAAGGCTCCCTTCAATGGGCGCGCCGAGTCGGCGGGGCCGGCTTCTCGGATTTCGGCAATACCGTCGGCGTCGATCATGTCGGCAACGTCTTCGTCGGCGGATCATTCGCCGGTACCGTCGACTTCGATCCCGGCCCGTCCACCGTCAACAAAACCGCCACGCTGACCGACGGCTTTGTCCTGAAGCTCACCAGCAACGGGAACTACTCGCGCGTCAGCCAGCTCGCCGGCAACGGCAGCGAGTACGTCAACGACCTCGCCGTCGATGACACCGGCACGGTCTACGCCGCCGGCCGGTTCGACAAGACCGCCGACTTCAACCCCGGTTCCGGCACCACCAACCTTGTCGCCGACAACACCTACGGCACCAATTACGACGGCTTCGTCTGGAAGATCAAATCCAACGGCACACTGGGCTTTGCCAAAAAGTTCGGCGGCGGATTCTGGGACGAAGGCAACGCGATCGCGATCGATGCCATCGGCAACTCTTACGTCACCGGCAAGTTCACCTACAGCGCCAAGTTCAACGGCGCAGGAGGCACGCTCAGCGCATTCGGTAACAGCGGGTCCGACATCTTTGTCGCCAAGTACAACAGCGAAGGCGCGTATCAGTGGGCGAAGAAGCTGGGCGGCGGCGAAGCCGACGAGGCGGGCCTGGACATCGCCGTCGACGGCGGGCGGAACGTTTACGTCACCGGGTACTTCCGCGGGCTCGTCACGCTCCATCCGAGTGGCTTCAGCCTCGCCAGCAGCGCCGGCGGCAGCGACGCCTTCGTCAGCGTGCTGAGCACCGACGGCGGCTTCCATCACGCGGTCAGCTACGGCGGCACCGGTAACGACCAGGGCCGCGCCATCGCCGTCGATGCCCTGCGCGGCAACATCTGGGTCGGCGGGTCATTTGCGAACACCGTCGATTTCAACCCCAAGGCCGGCGTGCAGAACGCCAGCAGCAACGGCGGCACCGACCTCTACCTGCTTCGCCTGCAGCGCACCGCCAGCCCGCTGGAATGGGCGTTCAGCACCGGATTCGGCGTCAGCGAAGACGAGGGCCGGCAGATCGCGGTCGATTCCAACGGCTACATCTACGTCGCCGGCCTGGTTCGCGGCGCGCCGGATCTTGATCCGTCCGCCGGTTTTGCGGGCTACGGCCCCATCGGCAGCGGCGCGGACGTCTTCGTCGCCAAGTTCGCCCCCGACGGCACGTACATGTGGTCGCGCGTCGCCACCCACCGCGAGAACCCTGACTGGTCGCTCGGCGACGAGAAGATCGGGGGACTCGCCGTCGACGGGTTCGGCAATGTCGTCGTCGTCGGCACGTTCCTCACCACCGGCGTCAACAAGCTCGACTTCCCCAATACGTCCGAGGACCTGCAAAGCACCGACAACCGTACCGATGGATTCATCTGGAAGCTCAACACCAACGGCGGGCACGTCTTTGCCCGCAAGTTCGGCGGCGAAAACATCGAAACCGCCGACGCCGTCGCCGTCGATTCCAGCGGCAACATCTACGTCACTGGCATGTTCGATTACTCGGTTCAATGGGGCCCCGGCGCGGGGCAGATCATCGAGTCGAGCAACTTCAGCCTCGGCGACTACGCATCGGACGATGTGTGGGTCGCCAAGTACAACTCGTCGGGCACGATCCAGTGGGTCAAAGGCAGCGGCAGCGGTGACGACGACCGCCCGACGGGCATTGCCGTCGATTCGACCAACGGGCAGGTGTATGTCACCGGCACCTTCAAGGGAGAGTTCTTCCACTCCAACCACATGAGCTACTACAGCGCGACCGTCTCGCGCAAGGGCACGCTCGATTCCTTCGTCGCCAAGTACGCAACCAGCAACGGCAACACCAACCAGGTCGTCGGCCTCGGCGGAACCGGCGCGACGACGGCCAAGGCGATCGACGTCGACGCCAGCGGCAACACATGGGTCGGCGGCGAATTCACGCTGACGACCGACTTCGACCCGTCGGCCGGGATCGTCAACCGCACCAGCGCCGGCGGAAAGGATGCCTTCCTCGTCAAGCTCAGCAGCGCCGGTGCGCACCTGTTCAGCGCCAAGGCTGGCGCGGCGCTGGACGACACCGTCAACGCTCTGGACGTCGGCACCGACGGGAGCGTGAACGCCGTCGGCACCTTCAGGAACAACGTCGACTTCAACCCGTCGACTCTGCACTCCGCGACCTTGAACGGCGGCGCGATCTCGAGCTTTGCCTGGAAGCTGAACGACGCCGGTGCGTTCCGGGCGATCCACAAGTTTGGCGCCACCGCGAATGACATCGCCGTCGATGCCGCGGGCGTGGCTCACGTGGTCGGCACGTTCTCAAGCTTCGCCGGTTCCGACTTCGATCCCGGCGCGGCGACGAACTTCCCGCTGACGGCGGGATCGAGCGACATCTTCGTGATGAAGTTCAACCCCGGCACGACGCCGTCAACGCCGTCCTTCGGGCAGACTGAGGTATTCGGCAACGCGGCGATCACGGGCGGGATCGACGCGAGCGAACTTGTGACGTCGCTGGACAGGTAG